The Cotesia glomerata isolate CgM1 linkage group LG7, MPM_Cglom_v2.3, whole genome shotgun sequence genome segment GCGCTATCTCCGGGATTGTGTTACCCATTATTAAATGTAACTTGTCAAGTGGATGAAGATTGCAAGGTAGATCATTCTATTTGCATCAAAAATGTATGCAAATGCAAACCTAAACACTTTTCTTTTTCTATTGGAAATTGCACGCCAagtaagttattttattacctattaataataatttataattattgtcttTTTTATTTGTAGTGTATCTAGGTATGCCTTGTGAATATGACATACAATGTAGAATGTTCATAGATAAAACGAAATGCTCTCAGGATAAAGTATGTATATGTGAATATAATTACTTTCAAACAAAAGGTGGATTTTGTAAACCTGAATGTGAAAGATCATGTTTGAATGATGAACTATGTAATGATGAAAATTCTATTTGTGTTTATGATAAATGTCAATGTGAGCCACAATTTCAAGTTCAAGGATCAAAATGTATACCAGGTataatatgaatttatatgaaaatttatttcaataataaattttgtgtatGACATActgtaattttcatttatagtCATTGAGATCAATAGTTGTGATACTGATGCTGATTGTGATCAAATGTCGTTTGCAGTATGCTCCTCAAGTGGTAGAAAATGTATTTGTAGAGACGGATATTTTGAAATCAAAAGAGGAACATGTGTACTTCAATTGAAAGAAATTTGCAGAATTGATAGACAATGCCGTATTCCTAATTCTGTTTGCGATGATGGCTACTGTGAATGTGAACctggatttttaaatatcgctAACAACCAATGTGTTCTAAGTAAGCTTAAAAAACATAGTTCTGAGataaacgcgtttaaagtttttttaattaaaaaaaaatatcttacctAAAGTCAATTAGCGATGCTAGCTCCATACAAATTCCCTTCAGCCTTTTCAAAAAGTTGATTTTCTTTCACTTAaacattgtaaaataatatagttacagTAGTACAGTAGTAGTTCGATCACTTAGAACTTGAAATACAATACtttcatatatatgtacgttcgaaaaatgtaaaagaaaaaaataattttttaaaaagttacgAACTAGAATGATCCcttaattcgttttttttttttttttttttttttttaaatcaggataattatttaatttatttatgttaagaattaatatttttttttgttaatttatttagttgaaTCATCTGTTCGATCTTGTTACAACAATCACCGTAATTGTCGTTTGTTTACGAATgcaaagtatttaaaaaatggacaGTATGTTTGTACAGAGTATAGGGTAGAAATAAACACAACAGCCTGTGCTGCATGGTCAGGTAGATTTTGCACGAATGGTGATCAATGTGGCTCAAAATACTCTGTTTGTGTCAATAATGAATGTCAATGTAAATTGAAATATGTGTCTCATTCCGATATTGATTGTCGAACAcgtaagtttataaacaaagtaaaatgaaaagttttatattataatttttctttcacaATTCAGCTTTTATAGGTATGACTTGTAATTATGACTCATATtgcaaaaaattcatcaagaATTCGCTGTGTCTAAACAAAATATGTATCTGCGGTAATAATTACTCTGAAATAAATGGAAAATGTCTTCCTAAATTACTCGTTTCATGCTCGGATAAAGAACCATGTGCGCCGAAAAACTCTTTCTGTATAGATGAAAAATGTCACTGCAACATTCAATATATTCAGCAAGAAGATGAATGTGTACCACGTAATAAAACGAAATACAAAGAACACGAAGACGCAAAGGCTCCAAGTAaacagttatttatttatttattcagatAGAACTATCATCagttctaaataaaattatttttattttcttatttatccaATAATATCTATGTTTCTATTCAGCGATACAAATTAGATCGTGTAAAATAGATCGAGATTGTTGGGGTTTCCGAAATTCACAGTGCTCATCGAATAACATATGCATTTGTAAGGAACAAAGTTTTGCATCTAATGCAGATTATTGTTACCCTGTATTGGATGGATTTTGTAGGTATGATGAACAATGTGGGTTGAATTTCGATTGCGTTGGTTTTAAGTGCCAATGCAAACCTAAATTTTCACCGATTTCTGTTAACCAATGCGTATCGAGTGAGTatacaatatttattgttaaaaactaGATCATTATCAatttacttttcttttttatagcTCATCAATTATACTCTTGCAATGATATTCTCGATTGTAGTGATCGGTGGCATtcaaattgttcaaaaaataaatgcatTTGTAGTATCAACAATACTGCCATCAATAACTCAACATGCTTACCAATTTTAGGTGGATATTGTTGGCAAGACGATCAGTGCCAGGCTATAGATTCTATTTGTATTGATTATCGGTGTCAATGCAAATCGACTCACGTTGCTATCGCTAATAATTTATGTGCACTAAAAGGGTTGCCGGATACCTAACAATACATTACAAAAAGTGATGACAAACTTAGAATATAgaatatatatagaataaaatatcgtaagaaaaaaatttttaacttctctctaagaaaatcgaagattttcaaaaatcggggagttattgttttcatccCGTTTGACGaaagtcgagttttcatcaaatttcgacgtttcgaggtcctaggaagtttccctgactatttccgcgatggtgtctgtatgtaaatgtaaatttaactatataaaaaatgtaaatttaactatataaaaaatctaaacaatTGTAAGATGTCTGTTTACTTtggtgtcattttttttcatctatcACTAAAAAAGGTactataaattgataattaattgtaatcaataagaaaaataaatcttaaactttctaactattatttttatttcttctatcttaaaacacttattatttttacaagatAATACAtgaacagaaaaattttattgattatttgaaaaaagttGAACAAAATCAAATAACTTCcgttaagtattttaaaaatatattttatgttttgaTAGTTGAATCAAtagctataaaaaaaataaagttacttAACTTTTGACGGTGTAAGCGATTAGCTTGATACAGTAAATATGTTTCAAAATAAggtatactgaaaaaaataattttgttattttgaattgaattcttaacttcccgctaagaaaattgaaaattttaaaaaatcgggaagttattggttttaccctgtttttcgaaaatcgagttttcatcagatcttgacgttttgaggtcctagaaagctttcctgactattcccgcgagggtgtcactatgtcgtgtgtgtgtgtgtgtgtgtgtgtgtgtgtgtgtgtgtgtgtgtgtgtggccgtatgtaaGCCTctgataacttttgaatggctcgaccgatttcatcgcggttggtgccattcgaaaaggCTTGACTGAACtttgattttgaatatactttggaacgattcggacaggtagattttgagaaatcgcaaaaaaactactaaaaaaaatttttttgaaagtggtttttttggaataatttcaccggcacacaaaaaaaattaagtagaaTGTGCATTTGACCGGACCTACCTAAGGGTACGTATTTTGGTCGAAACTTTACACCCTCGAAATTTCgagaaaacttcaaaaaaccgtaaaaatgatgaaaattggcagttttaataataaaaaaacgttttgGAACTAAACTAAGcgtgattttcatgtatttcgatccgCTGAATATGAATCGAAACTTTATTGAGACCACGAGCCATTTTAAATGTGACAAAATCACACAAAACTTTcgaaaattccgaaaaaatatagttttcatgataaaaaaacttttcctGGTCCAattcagataaaattttatatcttttgatGTCTTCAATTCgcatcttaatttttttagtctatgcACCCTCTAAAGCTAGAAAAATTcgcaaaaattgtaaaaattaccattcATACCatagcagaaaaaaaattgattaaacatGATTTAATGCCTAAAATGAATACTCTATAACGTAGATATATCAAATAACTTTAAATCTGTGAAAAACACAAGACATAAAAAGATAGAGAGAAATGATTTTTACGAATCCTAAACTTTCCTTCGTTTGTATCGCACTCTTTTATCCTCAAATGATCTTCTTAGTGGATTCCTCTTTTGTTTACGATTTTCTTCGGGTACTTCTCTTTTTAACATCCAACAAAAATCTGCCATCATGTTAACACTCTTGGTGAAAACGTTCTCCCTGTTCTTCACTATAGTCTCCACAATTGTCAGGAAAGTGGTCAAGATGAGAATCTAAAAAGTGTAATTTGAGATTCATTAAACAACCcaaatttttgtagtttttcaGCAATGCGTCAACTAAAGTGCTGTAATCCTCACTTCTGTTATTTCCCAAAAAGTTTTGTGAAACATTTTTGAAGCTTACCCAAGCTGCTTTTTCTGTGTCGTTCATTGTTCCTTCAAAATTTGCATCCTGAAATTAGATCGCATTTGGGGTCCATCAAAAATTCCCTCTTTCAATTTCGCATCACTTATTGCAGGGAACTTTCCTCTCAATTACGCAAAACAATCACCATCTTTATTCAGAGCTTTCACGTACTGTTTTATGAGTCCCAAATTGATATGTAGTGGTGGCAGCAAATATTTGGAAGGCTGAATTAAGGGTAGTCGTATAACGTTATGGGAACCTGGATTCAATGCAGATCTTGATGGCCATTCTTTTTTGACATAGTGATTTTTCCGGTCTCTGCTATCAAACAAACATAAATAGCAAGGATATTTGGTGAATCCCGATTGCTGACCTAAAAGAGGTGTTGCAATTTTGAGATCTCCACAAATTTTCCAGTTATGctctgaatattttatttttcccaatacaatctgtaaattttcataagtttCTTTCAGTTTTGTCGAATGAGCTATTGGAATCGGCGCAAATTCATTCCCAATATGAAGCAAAACAGCTTTAAGACTTCGTTTCGATGAATCGATAAAAAGTCTCCACTCATCGTCCTTATACGTGTTCGGTTTCAATTCATCAACTAAAGCTTTAACATCTGAACAGTATACCACCGAATTTTGATCGtcgttcataaaaaatttccggaattttttttccctatTTCGATAGAATGTCACTGATACACCTTTAGCCAACAAATGTTTTTCTTTCAACCTTGACGCAAGTAATTCAGCTCCATCTTTGGGTAAAGCCAAGTCTCGAACCAGATCATTAAGTTCTTCTCGGCTAAACGTTTCAGAGTCTTTTGTTTTTCCGCCAGGTAAGTACTCTTCATCTTCTGAATATTCTTCTTCCGAACTTTCTTCAACTAGCGTATCGTCTTCTTCTACATCCATT includes the following:
- the LOC123269022 gene encoding prion-like-(Q/N-rich) domain-bearing protein 25, coding for MSFAVCSSSGRKCICRDGYFEIKRGTCVLQLKEICRIDRQCRIPNSVCDDGYCECEPGFLNIANNQCVLIESSVRSCYNNHRNCRLFTNAKYLKNGQYVCTEYRVEINTTACAAWSGRFCTNGDQCGSKYSVCVNNECQCKLKYVSHSDIDCRTPFIGMTCNYDSYCKKFIKNSLCLNKICICGNNYSEINGKCLPKLLVSCSDKEPCAPKNSFCIDEKCHCNIQYIQQEDECVPRNKTKYKEHEDAKAPSKQLFIYLFR